In the Glycine max cultivar Williams 82 chromosome 6, Glycine_max_v4.0, whole genome shotgun sequence genome, GGTTTCTGCACTTTCGAAATATAGTAAAAACTACGCAACTAATTCCTTGAATATtgactggttttgaaaatgATAATGCAATAACACTGCATAAAAGATATCTCAAAGTACTATACACAGTAATACTATGTTGAACAATTCTGAtttctttcttgtattttttttttcccggGGTGCTGGCTGCCTTGATCAGCACTCCGGATTGCTGTGCAGGCATACCGTCGTGAAGAGGAGTCACAATTTTACCGGTCacctaaaagaagaagagagagattTGATCAGGTGTTGATCTTCATTTCCATACCATGTGTATAGCTTTATAGTGTGAGAAATGgagatgaaaagaaaatcaGGAACCTCTCTGGCTGTCTTTAAGTTACATATGTTTTGCCTTGACACTTCCCCCATTcttttaatatgaaatatattttacattagGACAGGGTGGTTTTGGAGATTCAGTTGTTATGGAACCATCAAGGAGTAGAGGTGTTCAGTTTCCATTTGCTGTGATGGACCGGGTTATCATAAAGGTAGTGTATGAGCTGGCTCGATTTTACTTACAAgtgtttttacctttttctgaaaaggaaataattagagaaaaaatgGTTCAGGGAAATAAAAGGACACCACAACGCTTTGTTGGGCGCGAAGCTATTGTTACAACGCAATGCCTGAATGGATGGTTAGtgactatatatttttttcctcaagCAGTTAATATCAAATCTTTGTTTGCTATGTTAATTTAGTATTTCTTAATATATAACATGTTAATCTATTCATTGTTTCATAAAACTGACCAAATATAATCTAGTGGAAGTGAGTTTTGTTGTtatcaatattataaataatttctgATGAAATATTAagtcattatatataaaaactggGGTGGCCATGGGTTGGTTTGGGTTTAGGAGATATTCTGATCCAAGCTGATTAATATTGATcggtttgatattttttttagaatattgcAACCTGATCCGAACCAACTTAAATGTGATCAGGTTGGTTTGTATTGGGCCATTGGACCACCTAatgaaaaaataaggaaaaataaaaaaaaataatagagaaaaaattgaaaatcataataaaattaatggatGATATTATAAGtgagaattataaaattacataacataaaaaatttctaaaatagtaTGAGTTTGTGTTGGGTCGGATTTTACATGTTCAAATCCGATACCCAAACTGATGTCATCGGGTTCGTTATTTTAAATCCATACCGAACTGATTATTTGAACTAACAAGAATTATTttctttggtttggtttggattGGACCGGACCCATGGCCACCCCTAAATTAACAAGTGCTAGATATAACAATATATTTCCCATGATTCCAATTGATAATTTAAGTATGGTTGacgtttttattattttactttcaagGAAATACGGAAAACTTGCTTCTGTTGTTAACAAAAGACTTGTCTACAGGTATGTGGTGAAGACATTGGACAATGCAGAAAGTGTAAAGTTGCAGTATAGATCCCTTGCAAAGGTTATGGATGATCCTTCAAAACCTGCTGCCTCCAGCAAGATGCCACCAAATTGGCTTTAGATCTGATTCTGCAGCACACCGTCATCAAATATTTCTACACCAAGCTGCTGCCTCGTGATTTTTAGCGTTCAATCGCTGACATACCAacaaagatttttctttgtaattccATTGTTGTATTCCTTGCGAGAAAACTCTGCTAGCTGAGTTTGTAAATATGGAAACCTTACCATGCTTTGCGCTAGTCCATTTTAGTATCTGCGTAATCATTTTGTTATAGATACACTGACAGAATATatattctcttccttttttttttttttttatctacgtgaacagatatataagttgtttttttgtGAATACAATATAAGTTGTTTAtcgtaaatttaaaaatagttatttattacaatttaaaataaatatttatcttgtgCCTTTCACAAGCTAATATATTAGTCATCTATATTTATAATtcttgtaataaaaattattaaatgtgcTTCCTATTTCTCTATGTATATATCAAATACTaggttaatttatttaaatttatttgttgaaataaatatttattttaatgaagtaagtagttttttttagtgtatttgtctaaattatttttattttaaaaaaatagttttatgtttattttaaaaaggaaattctatttgtttcttaaaaaaatcttatataaaaaataattattttaaaattgttttttcaagttttaaaatgTAGTTTTCATCTTCTTATCTcatcaaatttatgattttaattgacATTTCATTCTTAAGAAGttcatgattttaattttttattttttaattgagatattttatttcttattttttaaaaatttataattataattcttaTAGCCAATTTCAAACGTTAATTTATATATTCGATTAATATAtgtctatttattatttacatgaaaaatgatttttaaaaattatttaattgttagcgagtttaatttattaattttttttaaagtacataatcaagtttaaaaaaaaagagattaaaatcACAGATTTTATAATAAGTGTGaaacaaatatttcaattaaaaaataaagggacaaaaattaaaattaaaacaggaaagaaacaaaaattacatttcagcttatattaaaataacttatatatacttatcttatttcacttttatcccaattttatatcatattttatttatcattatcgGTCATATAAAGTTTATCGAATTAAATCTTTAGACTCTCTTTGTATATTAAATattgtatattaaaataacttatcatATTGTTACTTTATTCTACTATTATTTCATTCTTATAGcctattttatcttatcatgaCCCAGCTCCATgctgaattcaaattttaactcAATGATATATTTTGAGTTTTTGACTATATCAAATACTACTACTGTATAGTAAAATAACTTACCATACTCTTATCTTAGTTATCTTATTCTTACATAAGAGATATCAAATTATTCTAAGAATAAGAATGACTCTCGAGAGTAATTCtaagttatatattattttatcttagcATGATTCATTGAATGATATGTTCTGACTCATTTGACCGGCGAGTGTTACAACTTTTATCTATGTTAGTATCCTACCCCGTGATATTGgggatatttttatctttatatttaaaatatagtaaaaatcattataatataaatcatttttaagtgGCATATTTTGGTATGGTGTTATGGTTTGAAGAAAACAGTTTTGGAGTCTCTTTAAGAGATGGGAAAAATTGAACCTTCGTTCTTCTAATAAGGAATTTGTCCATTTCTCAACTTTAAAATGGAATTCTTAATTAGTAAGGAGTCAGCAATTGAGCATTAAGATTCAGAGCAAGCGtcataatgaattaaaagtgaGGGGAAAAACTGCAGAGCGGATCTGCTGATGACATTTCGTGTTCAAGACAAAATGCAAATCATATCATATGCAAGAAGGCCTGAATGATATCATATCAGCCTTAAGAAATTGAACCTGACAGATAAAGACAAGCGATCAATAAAGCACATTCAGAGTGTTTATTGCAAAAGGGGCACCGGAAgtttatttctttgttttcatcctGAAACCATACATGTTACATAATTTGCCTTTTTTGAGAAACTGGAAATTGGAATATGAACTTAAATATCGTGTTCGATTTTTACCATGTGTAAAATTCTCTTGAATCAATAATAACTAATAGGAAAAGCTTAAAAGATAATCTGGTTTCAAGGACCAATGCCTCCAGAAGGGAAGAATAAGGAAGTAATAGCTGAATTTGATTCATAATGCTGTTGTTATTACATTGTAGTGTATATATACTAATCCTACATAACGGATTTTGTCTTTTGTGTtataaaatatcagaattagTTATTCTTGTCTCCTTGGCCATCAGCAACAATCTCTCAGCATCAATTCCTAAGGTAAGCAGGCCTTGCAAACTTCCTCTTGGTTTGTCTTGCTAGTTGCACCTCTCTGTCTGCTTGTTCTGCACCATTCTCTGCTAATTGCACCTCTATATCTGTATCTGCTGTGCTATCAATAACTGAAAATTGCGAGCAGAATTATTCTCTCACAATCTCTTAGGTCCCATATATGATACTTCTAGCTCTATTATGTTCTCCTTGTGGGAAGCTCAACCTCCCCAACTAGCTTTATCGCTTTCGGCTGATGCTTCCTGGGTCCTGTTTGCCAGGCCTTAGTTCGTTGTTTTAGTTTTCTgactgataaattttttttgaaaacgcACAAAAcgtaagtttaattttaaataattgaatggTAATATTACTTTCTTAGCTTATTGAAtcgaatttgaaattaaaataattgaatgataaaattaaaaactttatgAAATCAAAATCAGATAACTTaatctttttactttctttttaaaatccATTAACCCAATCTGCATTCGGTAGGAAAATCATAACCTTCCTCTCCAATTAACATCTTTGGTAAGGCAAGCAGATCACCCAATATTTTAttgtgccacaaatgtcaacaCTACTTACCTTTCAAGTTGATTTTGGGAAAAAGAGTAAAGGAAGAGATGTTATTAGAATCgaacaaaattaataactaacatttttttatattaaaaaaatgttttattatatatttaacttttataatttttaaacttatcatttttagtctttataattaaatgaattttttagtttcaaaagtttatattttaattataaaaaaaatttatcagtaaattttttaactccgttataaattttttttgaaattaaaatataaacttcaaactaaaaatctacttattaaatataaagattaaaatgaataaattttgaaatataagaactaaataggtaattaaacctaaaaaaaactacttttaaaaaataatcgatCATTTCACATTTAGAAAGTGTATGCATCCTtagtaaaatgaaagaaaaaagaaaaaaacaaatcaatgtGAAGCATATGCACAGTGAGGTGCCGTGATACAGAATAACAACAATATTTTAGGAGGTTGACACCCTAATTAATTTAACtatcaatatcatcattatCACGTTTGccatcataattcataaataactattataaataGCATCATTGAAATGAGACCAGATTCCTTGTTGCTGTTCAATAACAATTAACAAGGGAGGGCCTTGTAAGGAAAAtatagaattaatttattttaaatataaccaGTAAATTGCACAACTTTTCATGGTGCTTTGAACATATGTTAATTATTCCATCAATGCATGACACCAAAGCAACTTAAAAATATCTCAAGCCTTATATTTCTATTAGGAGATACACAATTATTCTTTAAACAGAAACAAAGCAAACATACGGCAAATGATCATCCAATATTTATTTGAGTTGAATGCATAtgcatttataatataaaatagttttataaaattattcaataaaaaaaagtcgcCAGGAATATTCGCTCTATAGTGCGTACCCTCTACAGAGACCCAATATACTACCATTGCACTACCACAGAACAACATCTATTTAATCTTCTTGAATTGGATCTCCTAATTCCCATTAACCAAATGATTAAACAAACCAACAAATAATGATCAATAAAATAAGATccacaggaaaaaaaatacatatctaGCAAAAACTCCTTCATTAGTTGTGATCAAATGAAGAACAAAATCACATGATCATATATTCACTCTGTAGTGTGTGTACAGAGCCCTAGCAATACTATCATTGCACTACCATGGAACAACAtctattcaatcttgaattaacCGAATGATTAAATGAACCaaacaatgataaataaaataagatcaaCTAGCTACAGGTAGCACCAAAAAATGCATACACTAGTAAGAACCCCTTCATTACTTGTGATCAAATGAagaccaaataataaaattcaataaaagtaAACCCTTCAAGAAACGGGGCAAGGCAGCCTTGATTGATAGtaatgcaaaataataataatatttgacaGTTTGAAGAAGACGAACTTCCCTTAAAAGGTATTTCACTCTGTACATTTTCACAGTCGAAAATCTATTGGCTATAATAATTGCAACAACCGTggcaccaaaaaaaaattactcaatgagaaaaaaatgtacaatattgaatattttcattgattCATTTATAGTTATTCCACTGGCACTGGCTCTGCAAAAGCCAACAATTTTTTAGCTGCGACTGCACCGTTTCCCTGAAGTCCTTCACTTTCACCAAACAAAAATGGGTCGAACAAATCCCCATTCCCGAACCGGGTCCTGACCCGACCCGAACGGTCTTTAAAAGATAACAAACCGGGCCGCACCCGACGCCCTTCCCCTGAACCACCACCCCCCACGCCCTCGTCGTCCTCTCTCCGCCGCCATCCTCCGCCGTGTCTCCGTCCAACTCCTCCACGAATATGACTCCCTCCGGCACCGGCGTCTCACCGGATTCCCAGCGCTCCTTTACCGCCGGCCAGTCCTCCACCACCATCCTCTTCTCCGTCGTCATCGTCGCCGATTTGGGAAAAACCTGCACCAGCAGAGGCGCTTCTTTCAAATTCTTCACGATCTCCACCACCGACTCTCTCATCCACCTGTCCAGCCTCTCCTGTCCCTCAACAGCGTCGTTTTTGGCTCCTCCATCGCGTTTCCCGAACAGCTCCATTGCCATCATCATCGGAGTGGTAGTCTCTTGCTCCTTCGCCGTGGCCGTGGTCATCACCGCCGTGGCCGTGGCCATCGCCGCCGTGATCCTCCCCACCCTCGCCGTCGAGCGCCCCATAGCGAGGGAGCACGGCGGCTGAAGAACCGAACCACACCGCTGCTTTGGGATCCCTAATTTGGCGTTGTTTCCACCGCAAGCAATTCCCAGAGACGACGCCATCAGGATAAAGATGGCCGGAGAAGGAAGCAAGAAAGGAGAACACTCGGGAGAAAGGAAAACGATAATAAAATAAGCGAAAGGGTTTTTGTGAAGAATGGGGTAAAGAAAGATTGAATAAGAAGCATATATATGGATCACGATTGAAGGTTCAAAATCAAAACTCCAATTTCACCAACGTTATTTCCCTTGCTTCAGGAGCAATAACTGTGTTCCTCTGTGGTTCAgtgtattatatattttactaaatGACAAGTTCTGATTTTCTGATTTGTGATGGCTTTGTTAAGTGGAATGAGATTGATGCTTTTTCATGTGAGGGTGTATTTAATAGTGTGTTCCGCGATGTACTGGAATGGGTCTAGGAGTGGCACGAGGCAGGGTTGCATGGGAACGTGGCCTAATGGGTTCCTCCACGAGGCTTACATGCGACGCGCGTGAAATGGAAAAGTCCGAAAGTGAGAATTTCTGATGGCCACACGTTGTGATTACTTTTGATCAGAATGGACGGTGGAGATAGAATTGGGGGCAAAAGAGTAATAAAGCGCGAGTGGGGAGGATTCGGTGAAGAGAATCCCACACGAAAAGTGCATGGATTGCGAAGGCGGGCACACAGGGAGCGTtcgctttgcgaaaagcttggcCAATAGAGTGCAACGTCGATGCCACGTCGGAATCCTTATTCCACGTCAGCGTTTCGCGGATTTTAAAACGAGAAAAACGTATGCAAGCAACGTGTGCGCCATTATTGTTTGcgtgtttttttaattgactACACAATCATTACGAAACAGGATCTAACTAACTCTGTTACGGATAGATATTTGACTTGAATGCAACCGTTTCTAAGCAAGATAACATAACAGCAACAAAGATAAATATTTCAACCTTTTATAGAATAGCAATAAGATTTATTCAGTTTgccataatatatataataaactgATGCATACTACTAATTTATAGTACTAGTTTAGATGGATGGCATGAGGAAAATCTATTTATTATCGTCTTTTAGCTTATTTTAAGGTTAGTTTTTAtctattcatttttaaaaacatgGAGCGATAtgatatttgaaaatataaaaacgaaGCAAAGGATGATGTTAAAGGTTTATTTAtgcttttttaatataaaaaattatttgtgaatttaattttcatatatttttaatgtaaattttttaactgtcaataaattaaaaatgatcttaCTGGTTtctttttgaataattataagAAAGAGATATTCAAATCAGTGTAGAATCCAAATCAAAACTAATTTGATCAATTgtgtttgattttaaatattttagttatgATAAAGGTGGTAAAGCAAGTCAATGTCAATCCCTCTAAAGTCAGGAGGGGGGTGGGTTTGTTGGTTAaccaaaaaaaactaattgaaaaAAGGTTGACAAGTTAACCCGGTAGAAGGATGAACTAATGAGTCATGAAATGAAAGGTTGACCTTCCAAAATTCATctaaaagaattcaaaatgaaaaagaaatgttgggagaatattaaaaaaataatttcattgtttttaaATCGTTACTCATTTtattatacatacatatacatattattattttttatttataaaaatatacttttaaatatatatgactTAAACACGTGTGGGTGGGTTAAACATTTCAACCTAACAAGTTCGTAACTCCGCATATTCCACCTCACCTTCAACATGTCAAGTTAGCATGTTAGGATGGATTAAATTATCTAACTTGTTCAgtcattttaaatgaattaggACTTGGGCAGGTTATCTAATGAGTTCAACTTGTTTTGTGACTcctaaaaattgagaaaaatgagTAGGggttatttaactatttttttttaaaaaaaaacaacaactcaTATAATAGAGAATAACGTTTTTATTTACAAGGGGACCAACAAGACTTTCAAACCTATATTGAttattgaagaattttttatatGCATACGTAAAACGTGCGTTTGAACATTCCCAAATTATCGTTGTTTAATTTatccaattatattttgaacaatttctTAATAATTAACTTGACTTTTACTAAGTTTTAAATAGTCAGCTcattttcgaaaaaaaaaatgtcagctCAAACTTTGTCTTTTGATCACTTCACTTTCTATTGCCTCAAAGTTGCAGTGCGAGatagagagaagaaagaaagaaacgcAGTGacgttgtgtgtgtgtgtgtgtattcgGTGAGATTGTGAGAATAAAAATGTTGTGGGAGTAAAATAGAGGGCAAATGTGGAAGCATGGAGACAAGTTAAGGGAAATTACCTTGATTGTAGATGGCTGGGTATAAAAGATTGGGTTTAGTCCCACATTAGATTAATTAGTAGTAGCTAATTCTTTGcctatttaaacataaaattttaaaattgatttattatttattatattacatattatttaatattttatgttatttgtattttttattttttaagatgtgATTCGCTTCTACATGACATAGAATAATTGATTGCAAGGCCCAAAGGCAACAACAGAAAGATATTTATTTCCTGCACACACTCTACAGCTCCCATTAGGGACTTGAATCTTGCATTTCCCAAGTTGAATCTGCATACCttattatttagtaaaaatacaataatacttttaatgaatttttcagTTCTAAAAACTTTTGGAATGACCTTTTCATAAGTAAAAAATGCTTCCTAAATGATTGTTTGGGAAGTATTTTTGCTTATGGAAAAATCATTTCATAAGCATCTTTTTTACATTCAGAGCAGTATTTCCAAAAgtgtattttatatattctaaaaagGGGTTGTATAAATCATTATTGTGCTTATAGAAAGACCATTTTAAAAGTAACAAATGTAATTCGGAGTAGTCTTTTGGAAAGTGTATTTTGTATCTTTTGGAAAGGGCATTTTAGAAAACACTACCGAAAGCAAAAATTGCAATCTAGAATAGCCTTTTTGGAAGTGCATTTTGTATTTTCTAGAATGGTTGTTCCAAAAGCACTATTTTTGTTTATGGAAAAGGTATTCCATAAGAATTTTCCTTCCAAAAAGGTCATTTCATAAGAGTATTTATATCCTTATGAACGTTTGTTCTAGAAACAGATCCAAATCTTAAAATTAGAACGTCAACTTCGAGAAGAAGAGCTGagttgagtcaagaagaaaagaagaactgAAAAGGGGAGGGTCTGAACTTGTGTTGACTACGAGAGAAAGAAGAGGTAGAAGGGAAGCAGAGGATGAAAAGAAGATAGAAGGGGTAGGTTGGGGTTTTTAAAATACTGGGAGGTGCAGGATGCAACAAGGGAGGTGCAAAATTCAATTGTCCTCCCATTATAGTGAGCTTTTCCAAATGGACTTTTTAAGATACAATGGAAGGtacatgatataataataaGAGTGTAAGATACAATAGTCCAACAGGAAAAGCTAATAATAAAACGAGGCCTCGAACTTTGGGTGGAGTTTTGGGCCTCCGGTGTTAAATGGGAAAGAAAGCTCAAAACTCAAGATGGTTGTTTTCTTTcgaaatacttttttatttttactgatcacacaatctttatttttttattactccaAAATCGTCTTTATCAAATGAAATAGGCTACttaatgtttcttttaaaaaataaaatctgcaATCAAATTTGGGTGAAGTTGGGGTATTCCTCCATCGGAAGCCAGTGATTAAtcttaaaaatactaaaatctaTTTAAGGGATTAACATTTTTTcagtaaatatttttctatatctAGAAACTTAAGATTGAATCCTTAACAAATAGTTAATGAATAATGTTATCAGTCATATATGTTATATTA is a window encoding:
- the LOC100780848 gene encoding uncharacterized protein, whose protein sequence is MASSLGIACGGNNAKLGIPKQRCGSVLQPPCSLAMGRSTARVGRITAAMATATAVMTTATAKEQETTTPMMMAMELFGKRDGGAKNDAVEGQERLDRWMRESVVEIVKNLKEAPLLVQVFPKSATMTTEKRMVVEDWPAVKERWESGETPVPEGVIFVEELDGDTAEDGGGERTTRAWGVVVQGKGVGCGPVCYLLKTVRVGSGPGSGMGICSTHFCLVKVKDFRETVQSQLKNCWLLQSQCQWNNYK